A stretch of the Acinonyx jubatus isolate Ajub_Pintada_27869175 unplaced genomic scaffold, VMU_Ajub_asm_v1.0 scaffold_70, whole genome shotgun sequence genome encodes the following:
- the LOC106965689 gene encoding NKG2-F type II integral membrane protein-like yields MAHAEFNLQVASQELQGTDKNYLCKGKIFNTDLYIRRNIAEVLGIICLVLMSTVVKINVIPCKSVFE; encoded by the exons ATGGCCCATGCGGAATTCAATCTTCAAGTTGCTTCTCAGGAGCTTCAAGGGACTGACAAGAACTATCTCTGCaaaggtaaaatatttaatacagacTTGTATATCA GGAGGAACATTGCTGAGGTTCTGGGAATCATCTGCCTTGTCTTGATGTCCACTGTGGTAAAAATAAACGTTATTCCCTGTAAGTCAGTGTTTGAATGA